From a single Cupriavidus taiwanensis LMG 19424 genomic region:
- a CDS encoding aldehyde dehydrogenase family protein: MHAQHFVANRLIAPDNGLRIKVFDPSNGEPFAEIARGNATDINVAVHAARQAADGAWGQMAPAERVRLLNRVAVALIAHEEELAALEARDTGKPLRQARADARAVARYFEFYAGAVDKLHGQTIPYNPGYTVLTVREPHGVTGHIIPWNYPLQIFGRSVGAALAAGNACVVKPAEDACLSLLRVAEIAAEAGLPEGALNIITGYGHEAGAALARHPGIQHISFTGSPQTGKLVSQLAAENHVPVTLELGGKSPQIVFADADLDALVPVVVNGIVQNAGQTCSAGSRLLVERPVYDLLLDRLASVFESLRVGPSELDLECGPLISRKQQQRVWDFVSDAQHAGVAVMAQGQIVGEAPEAGYYQVPMLFRDVPPAHRLAQEEVFGPLLAAMPFDTEAEAIALANGTPYGLVAGVWTRDGGRQLRLAHKLRAGQVFINNYGAGGGVELPFGGSGQSGYGREKGFEALYGFTTLKTIAIQHG, encoded by the coding sequence ATGCACGCCCAGCACTTCGTCGCCAACCGCCTGATCGCGCCCGACAACGGCCTGCGCATCAAGGTGTTCGATCCGTCCAACGGCGAGCCGTTCGCCGAGATCGCGCGCGGCAACGCCACCGATATCAACGTCGCCGTCCATGCGGCGCGCCAGGCCGCCGACGGTGCCTGGGGCCAGATGGCCCCGGCCGAGCGGGTGCGCCTGCTCAACCGCGTCGCCGTGGCGCTGATCGCCCACGAAGAGGAACTGGCCGCGCTCGAGGCGCGCGACACCGGCAAGCCGCTGCGCCAGGCGCGTGCCGATGCCCGCGCGGTCGCGCGCTACTTCGAGTTCTACGCCGGTGCGGTCGACAAGCTGCACGGACAGACCATCCCCTACAACCCGGGCTACACCGTGCTGACGGTGCGGGAGCCGCACGGCGTGACCGGCCACATCATCCCGTGGAACTACCCGCTGCAGATCTTCGGGCGCAGCGTCGGCGCGGCGCTGGCCGCCGGCAACGCGTGCGTGGTCAAGCCGGCCGAGGATGCCTGCCTGTCGCTACTGCGCGTGGCGGAGATCGCCGCCGAGGCCGGCCTGCCCGAAGGCGCGCTCAACATCATCACCGGCTACGGCCACGAGGCCGGCGCAGCGCTGGCGCGCCACCCCGGCATTCAACACATCTCGTTCACCGGCTCGCCCCAGACCGGCAAGCTGGTATCGCAACTGGCCGCCGAGAACCACGTGCCGGTCACGCTCGAGCTGGGCGGCAAGTCGCCGCAGATCGTATTCGCCGATGCCGACCTGGACGCGCTGGTACCCGTGGTGGTCAACGGCATCGTGCAGAACGCCGGCCAGACCTGCTCGGCCGGCAGCCGCCTGCTGGTGGAGCGCCCGGTCTACGACCTGCTGCTCGACCGGCTGGCTTCGGTGTTCGAATCGCTGCGCGTGGGCCCGTCGGAACTGGACCTCGAATGCGGGCCGCTGATCAGCCGCAAGCAGCAGCAGCGCGTGTGGGACTTCGTCTCGGATGCGCAGCACGCCGGCGTGGCGGTGATGGCGCAGGGCCAGATCGTGGGCGAGGCGCCCGAGGCCGGCTACTACCAGGTGCCGATGCTGTTCCGCGACGTGCCGCCCGCGCACCGGCTGGCGCAGGAAGAAGTGTTCGGCCCGCTGCTGGCGGCCATGCCCTTCGACACCGAGGCCGAAGCCATCGCGCTGGCCAACGGCACGCCCTACGGGCTGGTCGCCGGGGTCTGGACCCGCGACGGCGGGCGCCAGCTGCGCCTGGCGCACAAGCTGCGCGCGGGCCAGGTCTTTATCAACAACTACGGCGCCGGCGGCGGCGTGGAGCTGCCCTTCGGCGGCAGCGGCCAGTCCGGCTACGGCCGCGAAAAGGGCTTCGAGGCCCTGTACGGATTCACCACCCTGAAAACCATCGCCATTCAACATGGGTAA
- the ppa gene encoding inorganic diphosphatase yields MSFNLVSPGKDIPNDFNVIIEISAQSDPVKYEADKETGLLFVDRFIGTGMRYPANYGYIPQTLSGDGDPVDVLVLSPFPILAGAVVRCRALGMLKMTDESGVDAKLVAVPVDKLSPATAYMKGLSDVPQNLLDQIKHFFEHYKALEAGKWVKVEGWAGIEEAHKEITDGVANYKK; encoded by the coding sequence ATGAGCTTCAATCTCGTATCCCCGGGCAAGGACATCCCCAACGATTTCAACGTCATCATCGAGATCTCGGCCCAGAGCGATCCGGTGAAGTACGAGGCCGACAAGGAAACCGGCCTGCTGTTCGTCGACCGCTTCATCGGTACCGGCATGCGCTACCCGGCCAACTACGGCTACATCCCGCAGACGCTGTCGGGCGACGGCGACCCGGTGGACGTGCTGGTGCTGTCGCCGTTCCCGATCCTGGCCGGCGCCGTGGTGCGGTGCCGTGCACTCGGCATGCTGAAGATGACCGACGAGTCCGGCGTGGACGCCAAGCTGGTCGCCGTTCCGGTCGACAAGCTGTCGCCGGCCACCGCCTACATGAAGGGCCTTTCCGACGTGCCGCAAAACCTGCTCGACCAGATCAAGCACTTCTTTGAGCACTACAAGGCACTGGAGGCCGGCAAGTGGGTCAAGGTGGAAGGCTGGGCCGGCATCGAGGAAGCCCACAAGGAAATCACCGACGGCGTCGCCAACTACAAGAAGTAA
- a CDS encoding cytochrome b: MHPVTEIQASPQTLPSLRRYDRLAVSFHWAVFVLVALAYAAIELKGSFAKGTPPRALAMAVHEWAGALVLVLAVPRLLWRLLRGAPAPEPGARWMQRAGAAMHWVLYLFILAQPLLGLLAMNAGGHLLALPALGIEVPALVAPDPALKDSVKEIHETLGTAFYLVIGLHAMAALFHHYMLGDGTLRRMWR, translated from the coding sequence ATGCATCCCGTCACCGAAATCCAGGCTTCGCCGCAGACGCTGCCGTCGTTGCGCCGCTATGACAGGCTGGCGGTGTCGTTCCATTGGGCGGTGTTCGTGCTGGTGGCGCTGGCCTATGCCGCGATCGAACTGAAGGGCAGCTTCGCCAAAGGCACGCCGCCACGCGCGCTCGCCATGGCGGTGCATGAATGGGCCGGCGCGCTGGTGCTGGTGCTGGCCGTGCCGCGCCTGCTGTGGCGCCTGCTGCGCGGCGCGCCCGCGCCGGAGCCGGGCGCACGCTGGATGCAACGCGCCGGCGCAGCCATGCACTGGGTGCTGTACCTGTTTATCCTGGCGCAGCCGCTGCTGGGCCTGCTGGCGATGAATGCCGGCGGCCATCTGCTGGCGTTGCCTGCACTGGGGATCGAAGTGCCCGCGCTGGTCGCGCCCGACCCGGCGCTGAAGGACAGCGTGAAGGAAATCCACGAAACCCTGGGCACCGCGTTCTACCTGGTCATTGGCCTGCACGCGATGGCGGCGCTGTTCCACCACTACATGCTGGGCGACGGCACGCTGCGGCGCATGTGGCGCTGA
- a CDS encoding GNAT family N-acetyltransferase yields MQSESCVPGQGQPARQTRSEAGDAAPEYRTEIVSDLGQVDAAAWDALVGRHADATPFLRHAFLHALHVSGSACAETGWHPRYLTLWAPSAAGRPERLAAAMPLYAKAHSYGEYVFDWAWADAYARNGIEYYPKWLAAIPFTPVRGARLLAEDAHARRLLLQVALALAAESQMSSLHILFPDEAEAALMEQAGMLMRHGVQFHWTNDGYGSFDDFLATLSQKKRKNIRAERRQVAQAGITFRRLRGAEIDDAAWKFFNRCYRQTYREHHSTPYLNLDFFRRIGAAMPQHLLLVIAERAGQPIASSLVVYDAAPEVSTLYGRYWGALEYHPCLHFETAYYQPLEFCIEHGIGTFEGGAQGEHKMARGFLPVPTRSAHWLAHPAFADAVERFLARERQGIDAYLDELGERNPFARA; encoded by the coding sequence ATGCAGTCTGAATCATGCGTGCCCGGGCAAGGCCAGCCGGCACGGCAAACGCGCAGCGAAGCGGGCGATGCCGCCCCGGAGTACCGTACCGAGATCGTCTCCGACCTGGGCCAGGTCGATGCCGCGGCCTGGGACGCCCTGGTGGGCCGCCACGCCGACGCCACGCCCTTCCTCAGGCACGCCTTCCTGCACGCGCTGCACGTCAGCGGCAGCGCCTGCGCCGAGACCGGATGGCATCCGCGCTACCTGACGTTATGGGCGCCGTCGGCGGCGGGCCGCCCGGAGCGGCTGGCCGCCGCCATGCCGCTCTATGCCAAGGCGCATTCCTATGGCGAGTATGTCTTCGACTGGGCCTGGGCCGACGCCTATGCGCGCAACGGCATCGAGTACTACCCCAAGTGGCTGGCGGCGATCCCGTTCACCCCGGTACGCGGCGCGCGGCTGCTGGCCGAAGACGCCCATGCGCGCCGGCTGCTGCTGCAGGTGGCGCTGGCGCTGGCCGCCGAGAGCCAGATGTCGTCGCTGCACATCCTGTTTCCGGACGAGGCCGAGGCCGCGCTGATGGAGCAGGCCGGCATGCTGATGCGGCACGGCGTGCAGTTCCACTGGACCAACGACGGCTACGGCAGCTTCGACGACTTTCTCGCCACGCTGTCGCAGAAGAAGCGCAAGAACATCCGCGCCGAGCGCCGCCAGGTGGCGCAGGCCGGCATCACCTTCCGCCGCCTGCGCGGCGCCGAGATCGACGACGCGGCGTGGAAGTTCTTCAACCGCTGCTATCGCCAGACCTACCGCGAGCACCATTCCACGCCCTACCTGAACCTGGACTTCTTCCGCCGCATCGGCGCCGCCATGCCGCAGCACCTGCTGCTGGTGATCGCCGAGCGCGCCGGCCAGCCCATCGCCAGTTCGCTGGTGGTCTACGACGCGGCGCCCGAGGTCAGCACGCTTTACGGGCGCTACTGGGGCGCGCTGGAATACCACCCGTGCCTGCATTTCGAGACCGCGTATTACCAGCCGCTCGAGTTCTGCATCGAGCACGGCATCGGCACCTTCGAGGGCGGCGCACAGGGCGAGCACAAGATGGCGCGCGGCTTCCTGCCGGTGCCCACGCGCTCGGCCCACTGGCTGGCGCACCCGGCATTCGCCGATGCCGTCGAGCGCTTCCTGGCGCGCGAGCGCCAGGGCATCGACGCCTACCTGGACGAGCTGGGCGAACGCAACCCGTTCGCGCGTGCCTGA
- a CDS encoding NAD(+) synthase, which yields MKNLFFNLYSHGFARVAVGVPVCRVADPAFNANETIALATQAAQRGAVLVAFPELGLSAYTCDDLFHQRALLDACQAALATIVEASRKLPVALVVGMPLRVEHQLFNCAVVVARGRIQGVVPKTYLPNYWEFYEARQFSAADNAAVDSIELLGQQVPFGAGLLFDIEDIPDFRFHAEICEDVWVPIPPSSFAALAGATVLVNLSASNIVVGKSGYRHQLVSQQSARCLAAYLYTSAGKGESSTDLAWDGQALICENGELLAESERFADTSHLLFADIDVERLSRERMHQVTFGHSVRRHKAEVDQFRVVRFPLDLTLEKSLPLERNVARFPYVPADPRQRDERCMEVYNIQVQALVQRLSASKISKVVIGVSGGLDSTHALLVCAKAMDRLGLPRANILAYTMPGFATSGRTLQQARQLMQVVGCTATEIDIRPSCLAMLKDLGHPYAAGEKVYDVTFENVQAGERTNHLFRLANYNHAIVIGTGDLSELALGWCTYGVGDHMSHYNVNASVPKTLISHLVRWVAETGQVGAGGSDVLLAVLDTDISPELVPGDSNHGPEQKTESTIGPYELQDFNLYYTLRFGFTPSKIAFLALHAWGDRERGIWPNGPHVARNQYGLPDIKRNLAIFLDRFFRTSQFKRSCVPNAPKVGSGGSLSPRGDWRAPSDSESVVWLADLEKVPD from the coding sequence ATGAAAAACCTGTTTTTCAACCTGTATTCGCACGGCTTTGCGCGCGTCGCGGTGGGCGTGCCGGTCTGCCGCGTCGCCGACCCGGCCTTCAACGCCAACGAGACCATTGCCCTGGCGACGCAGGCGGCGCAGCGCGGCGCCGTGCTGGTCGCGTTCCCGGAACTGGGGCTGTCGGCCTATACCTGCGACGACCTGTTCCACCAGCGCGCGCTGCTGGATGCCTGCCAGGCGGCGCTGGCGACCATCGTCGAAGCCTCGCGCAAGCTGCCGGTGGCGCTGGTGGTGGGCATGCCGCTGCGGGTCGAGCACCAGCTGTTCAACTGCGCCGTGGTGGTGGCGCGCGGGCGCATCCAGGGCGTGGTGCCCAAGACCTACCTGCCCAACTACTGGGAGTTCTACGAGGCGCGCCAGTTCAGCGCCGCCGACAACGCCGCGGTCGATTCGATCGAGCTGCTGGGCCAACAGGTGCCGTTCGGCGCCGGCCTGCTGTTCGACATCGAGGACATCCCCGACTTCCGCTTCCACGCCGAAATCTGCGAGGACGTATGGGTGCCGATCCCGCCGTCGTCGTTCGCGGCGCTGGCCGGGGCTACGGTGCTGGTCAACCTGTCGGCATCGAATATCGTGGTCGGCAAGTCGGGCTACCGGCACCAGCTGGTGTCGCAGCAGTCGGCGCGCTGCCTGGCGGCCTACCTGTACACCTCGGCCGGCAAGGGCGAGTCGTCCACCGACCTGGCCTGGGACGGCCAGGCGCTGATCTGCGAGAACGGCGAGCTGCTGGCCGAGTCCGAGCGCTTTGCCGACACCTCGCACCTGCTGTTCGCCGATATCGACGTCGAGCGGCTCTCGCGCGAGCGCATGCACCAGGTGACCTTCGGCCACTCGGTGCGGCGGCACAAGGCCGAGGTGGACCAGTTCCGCGTCGTGCGCTTCCCGCTCGACCTGACGCTGGAAAAGTCGCTGCCGCTGGAGCGCAACGTGGCGCGCTTCCCGTACGTGCCGGCGGATCCGCGCCAGCGCGACGAACGCTGCATGGAGGTCTACAACATCCAGGTGCAGGCGCTGGTGCAGCGGCTGTCCGCAAGCAAGATCAGCAAGGTGGTGATCGGCGTCTCGGGCGGGCTCGATTCCACCCACGCGCTGCTGGTCTGCGCCAAGGCGATGGACCGGCTGGGCCTGCCGCGCGCCAATATCCTCGCGTACACCATGCCCGGCTTTGCCACCAGCGGCCGCACGCTGCAGCAGGCGCGCCAGCTGATGCAGGTGGTCGGCTGCACCGCCACCGAGATCGATATCCGGCCATCGTGCCTGGCGATGCTGAAGGACCTGGGCCACCCCTATGCCGCCGGCGAAAAGGTCTACGACGTGACCTTCGAGAATGTGCAGGCGGGCGAGCGCACCAACCACCTGTTCCGGCTGGCCAACTACAACCATGCCATCGTGATCGGCACCGGCGACCTGAGCGAGCTGGCGCTGGGCTGGTGCACCTATGGCGTGGGCGACCACATGTCGCACTACAACGTCAACGCGAGCGTGCCGAAGACGCTGATCTCGCACCTGGTGCGCTGGGTCGCCGAGACCGGGCAGGTCGGCGCGGGCGGCTCGGACGTGCTGCTGGCGGTGCTCGACACCGACATCAGCCCCGAGCTGGTCCCCGGCGACAGCAACCACGGCCCCGAGCAGAAGACCGAAAGCACCATCGGCCCGTACGAGCTGCAGGACTTCAACCTCTACTACACGCTGCGCTTTGGCTTTACCCCGTCCAAGATCGCCTTCCTGGCACTGCATGCCTGGGGCGACCGCGAGCGCGGCATCTGGCCCAACGGCCCGCACGTGGCGCGCAACCAGTACGGCCTGCCCGACATCAAGCGCAACCTGGCGATCTTCCTGGACCGCTTCTTCCGCACCAGCCAGTTCAAGCGCTCGTGCGTGCCGAATGCGCCCAAGGTGGGGTCGGGCGGCTCGTTGTCGCCACGCGGCGACTGGCGTGCGCCCAGCGACTCGGAGTCGGTGGTGTGGCTCGCGGACCTGGAGAAGGTGCCGGATTGA
- the glnK gene encoding P-II family nitrogen regulator encodes MKQITAIIKPFKLDEVREALADVGVTGLTVTEVKGFGRQKGHTELYRGAEYVVDFLPKIKIEVVVAENQLDTVLDAIVKAAHTGKIGDGKIFVTEIERVIRIRTGEQDEAAV; translated from the coding sequence ATGAAGCAGATTACCGCCATCATCAAACCGTTCAAGCTCGACGAGGTGCGTGAAGCCCTGGCTGATGTCGGCGTGACCGGGCTGACGGTGACCGAAGTAAAGGGATTTGGCCGCCAGAAAGGGCATACCGAGCTGTACCGCGGCGCCGAGTACGTGGTCGACTTCCTGCCCAAGATCAAGATCGAAGTGGTGGTGGCCGAGAACCAGCTCGACACCGTGCTGGACGCCATCGTCAAGGCCGCCCACACCGGCAAGATCGGCGACGGCAAGATCTTCGTCACCGAGATCGAGCGCGTGATCCGCATCCGCACTGGCGAGCAGGACGAAGCCGCCGTCTGA
- a CDS encoding trimeric intracellular cation channel family protein has translation MHVPLALLMGPLPLILHIMEVIGVLAFAVSGVVDARKQRLDVVGTFVVAFATAFGGGTVRDVLLDRRPFYWVDHEGYVLLIFVMSFGASFVLRVVSRVASDRAMIVADAIGLGLFSVTGASLALVAQMTPTVAVMMGIISAVFGGVVRDVLCNEVPMILRDRSPYATCSFIGCWIYIGLTWVEVQQEAALLTGALAIIAMRLVSVRYGWKLPS, from the coding sequence ATGCACGTTCCGCTCGCGTTGCTGATGGGGCCGCTGCCCCTGATCCTCCACATCATGGAGGTGATCGGCGTGCTCGCCTTCGCGGTCTCGGGGGTAGTCGATGCGCGCAAGCAGCGCCTGGACGTGGTCGGCACCTTCGTGGTGGCCTTTGCCACCGCCTTCGGCGGCGGCACCGTGCGCGACGTGCTGCTCGACCGGCGCCCGTTCTACTGGGTCGACCATGAAGGCTATGTGCTGCTGATCTTCGTGATGTCGTTCGGCGCGTCGTTCGTGCTGCGCGTGGTCAGCCGCGTGGCTTCGGACCGGGCCATGATCGTGGCCGACGCCATCGGGCTGGGCCTGTTCTCGGTGACCGGCGCCTCGCTGGCGCTGGTGGCGCAGATGACTCCCACCGTGGCGGTCATGATGGGCATCATCTCCGCCGTGTTCGGCGGCGTGGTGCGCGACGTGCTGTGCAATGAAGTGCCGATGATCCTGCGTGACCGCTCGCCCTATGCCACCTGCTCGTTCATCGGCTGCTGGATCTATATCGGACTGACCTGGGTCGAGGTACAGCAGGAGGCGGCGCTGCTGACCGGCGCGCTGGCGATCATCGCCATGCGCCTGGTCTCGGTGCGCTATGGCTGGAAGCTGCCGAGCTGA
- a CDS encoding Smr/MutS family protein, giving the protein MTHGARKPDRPPQRLGLNDLARLRDTLKAETERREAERLAAEQAAARARAEADVFRTSVGQVSQLRDRNRAHHPPSKPAPVPVQSQRNDQAVLQASLSDEFDVESLLETDETLSFRRPGIGMDVVRKLRRGEWVPQDKVDLHGLRSDEAREALAEFLRRSVRNGVRCVRVIHGKGLGSPDKLPVLKGKVRSWLVQKEEVLAFVQAREAEGGAGALMVLLRQPRA; this is encoded by the coding sequence ATGACGCACGGCGCCCGCAAACCCGACCGACCGCCCCAACGCCTCGGCCTGAACGACCTTGCCAGGCTGCGCGACACCCTCAAGGCCGAGACCGAGCGCCGCGAGGCCGAGCGCCTCGCCGCCGAGCAGGCGGCCGCGCGCGCCCGCGCCGAGGCCGACGTCTTTCGCACCAGCGTGGGCCAGGTCAGCCAGCTGCGCGACCGCAACCGCGCCCACCATCCCCCCAGCAAGCCCGCCCCCGTGCCGGTGCAATCCCAGCGCAACGACCAGGCGGTGCTGCAGGCGTCCCTCTCCGACGAATTCGATGTGGAAAGCCTGCTCGAAACCGACGAGACGCTGTCATTCCGCCGGCCTGGCATCGGCATGGACGTGGTGCGCAAGCTGCGCCGCGGCGAATGGGTGCCGCAGGACAAGGTCGACCTGCACGGCCTGCGCAGCGACGAGGCGCGCGAGGCGCTGGCCGAGTTCCTGCGCCGCTCGGTGCGCAACGGCGTGCGCTGCGTGCGCGTGATCCACGGCAAGGGCCTGGGTTCGCCCGACAAGCTGCCGGTGCTCAAGGGCAAGGTGCGCAGCTGGCTGGTGCAGAAGGAGGAAGTGCTGGCCTTCGTGCAGGCGCGCGAAGCCGAAGGCGGCGCCGGCGCGCTGATGGTGCTGCTGCGCCAGCCGCGCGCCTGA
- the trxB gene encoding thioredoxin-disulfide reductase has translation MAKHAKVLILGSGPAGYTAAVYAARANLEPVLITGLAQGGQLMTTTDVENWPGDAKGVQGPELMQRLLAHAEEFKTEIIFDHIHTAKLVDEHGKPARPFTLIGDAGEYTCDALIIATGASAQYLGLPSEESFMGRGVSACATCDGFFYKNQEVAVVGGGNTAVEEALYLSHIASKVTVIHRRDSFRAEPILVDRLLQREKEGRVVIRYDSVLDEVLGDESGVTGIRVRGTKTGQTEELKLAGVFIAIGHKPNTDLFTGQLAMENGYLVTKSGLQGDATATSVPGVFAAGDVQDHVYRQAITSAGTGCMAALDAQRFVEALK, from the coding sequence ATGGCAAAACACGCAAAAGTGCTGATTCTCGGTTCCGGTCCCGCCGGCTACACCGCCGCGGTCTACGCGGCCCGCGCCAACCTGGAACCGGTGCTGATCACCGGCCTGGCCCAGGGCGGCCAGCTGATGACCACCACCGACGTCGAGAACTGGCCGGGCGATGCCAAGGGTGTCCAGGGCCCCGAGCTGATGCAGCGCCTGCTGGCGCACGCCGAGGAATTCAAGACCGAAATCATCTTCGATCACATCCATACCGCGAAGCTGGTGGACGAGCACGGCAAGCCGGCCCGCCCCTTCACGCTGATCGGCGACGCCGGCGAGTACACCTGCGACGCGCTGATCATCGCCACCGGCGCCTCGGCCCAGTACCTGGGCCTGCCGTCCGAGGAATCCTTCATGGGCCGCGGCGTGTCCGCCTGCGCCACCTGCGACGGCTTCTTCTACAAGAACCAGGAAGTGGCCGTGGTCGGCGGCGGCAATACCGCCGTGGAAGAAGCGCTGTACCTGTCGCATATCGCCAGCAAGGTCACCGTGATCCACCGCCGCGACAGCTTCCGCGCCGAACCGATCCTGGTCGACCGCCTGCTGCAGCGTGAAAAGGAAGGCCGCGTGGTGATCCGCTACGACAGCGTGCTGGACGAAGTGCTGGGCGACGAGTCCGGCGTTACCGGCATCCGCGTGCGCGGCACCAAGACCGGTCAGACCGAAGAGCTGAAGCTGGCCGGCGTCTTCATCGCCATCGGCCACAAGCCCAACACCGACCTGTTCACCGGCCAGCTGGCCATGGAGAACGGCTACCTGGTGACCAAGTCGGGCCTGCAGGGCGACGCCACGGCCACCAGCGTGCCGGGCGTGTTCGCCGCCGGCGACGTGCAGGACCACGTCTACCGCCAGGCCATCACCAGCGCCGGCACCGGCTGCATGGCCGCGCTGGACGCGCAGCGCTTCGTCGAAGCCCTGAAGTAA